One genomic segment of Syngnathus acus chromosome 1, fSynAcu1.2, whole genome shotgun sequence includes these proteins:
- the LOC119138390 gene encoding girdin-like isoform X1 encodes MESVFFQPILDQFMMSPLVTWVRTFASHDESRHADFNELLDGVFLNEVMSQIHPTAVPQTTTKMSKDPSQRVQNLTFLVQQIKAYYLENLRQLILIPLPNVLQLSRTPHTEQSLVEMKKLLLLLLGCAVQCEKKEKYIEIIQALDFDTKAAIAVHIQELTHSQDNLLDLHWLECSNMPADELEVVAKTIAANLQHLLDQRDSHLETIAELTQEREGVVRVLCSSSGPQSAVYPAIMQQHQAGTQQHLVVELADSKAKIRRLRHELEEKSEQLLDNRHDLENMEAELKRIQQENLKLLVDARAARAYRDELDALRERALKADKLECEVGRYREQMHKMEFYKAKMEELKEDIRVLQETKEVLEDQLAGWRARSDQIHQLEKHSLLLKARIHDMEQGRDADRKCIEELQDENLTLCLAQRRSMEESQHLGWELEQLSKSTDNSQGQQTLSEEVNERIRSRLLKLEKENQSLLKTIEELSNARLHHNTHSDKRSHHSEKDRVRQVVCCADKWTSDENKSLTSCSREQNCRNASNLGTIKDIFKTDAEDQTPEQDHAGLCQSANTVSHIQEKGKLEDNIGGHFKAADLEENISNSAHYAVASHNPSPGSRSSSSSHDGIFICQPTRFTHTNKHTQHLEAKCKALDSINQQLQTSLGNTERKVHRLETEVQELEADNQSLQATLEELRITARRLDQVETEKQSLEQETAALEKVKRQLEKETRRLRQQAEIQEANLDSSNVCMASLEREMRCLVKEVEELRETAERVKGLERDNRELAKQAAIDQRTLDTLRKELVSEKLKTRQKEDELERLSHEHEIRILNRENKQSVELDTAERRRFNMLESELELSMKKCLQIKDDKLAVLESRLQESSNLNEHLRHELRTVKVSYEALQQKHEEEVTESCATPLRENGKEMSEWLRESHEATKELLNIKDRLIEVERNNATLETERQATQAHLKQLESQSDSQQAQILALQRQAATLQENTTTLQALNADLQVEKSTLNSQSASLMAQNAQLQQQQVGTESERDSAIREREELRGAHEQLLRDHERLAALHERQAAEYEVLMGKHGCLKNAHRTLELEHRTLQDRYNNLLQQRTKLEDLEKALKEEQMRMSLEKEHHRTAAAECCRLRDEKDWLNQTYRQLLNDNEQLKADHKQLKSQLNESKLAHTWLEADYSKLKKEYQQLDITSTKLTNQCELLSQLKGNLEEENHHLLSQIDTLMLQNRTLLEQTMESKDLFHIEERQYIDKLNDLRRQKEKLEEKIMDQYKFYEPSPPRRRGNWIALKLKKLIKSNSREQGLEHSLTPTHSEAQLSCHDSSSFFSSDGSAGSTSTSVGDIMPSQPSTTLKVLPHMRSKPKNKDKLKSLIQRSLSLSSLLYTSAPLEQKQFTSSSEELEGSEADVQDRKTISTSFLSTSILSTRHLNPTTELFMQLHATASDTDVPDVSQLQLDKDSSDSAAPSGLEDDELQHQGLNVTQSRAQSESSGEFSISLDNEPWSNGSSPVQQPLSRHTSVSYHPPRDTSTPQRTQQTSSTAHKQKALTIPPANSQESELKLIHQQKEPTISHDFWLARGTKSIRRGSKGKRRSSDSVATLSTNLRSNTDCTHTLACSPVTVFYVQGKSSSMSGCLNCFSNPLGKEGRLKGLSKSLPRASSVISTADGSSRHPSITNDCRVVVKTETLPGSISEKHNIQKQETAAASNQQVSESRAPEFSPPVKPPRDPTVLVAKDHSKPPVQESDLNPPFSLNSVFSNTIFTDSEGSHMDALAGNNQMDISLDKSTCKAKLHSSEPQVFSTQIANTQNGKSEESQS; translated from the exons ACATCCTACAGCCGTACCTCAAACTACAACCAAAATGAGCAAGGATCCAAGTCAGCGAGTCCAGAACCTGACCTTTCTTGTTCAGCAAATCAAAGCATATTATCTG gaAAACCTGAGACAGTTGATTCTGATTCCTCTTCCAAATGTGCTGCAGCTTTCGAGAACTCCTCACACTG AGCAAAGTCTGGTGGAAATGAAGAAACTATTGTTGTTACTCCTGGGATGTGCAGTTCAG tgtGAGAAGAAAGAGAAGTACATTGAAATAATCCAGGcgcttgactttgacacaaaAGCAGCAATAGCTGTGCACATTCAAGAG CTAACCCACAGTCAAGACAACCTGCTCGACCTACATTGGTTGGAGTGCAGTAACATGCCCGCCGATGAGCTGGAGGTTGTAGCAAAGACCATAGCTGCCAATCTTCAGCACTTGCTGGACCAGAGGGACTCCCATCTGGAG ACGATAGCAGAGCTAACACAAGAAAGGGAAGGTGTGGTTCGTGTGCTTTGTAGCTCATCCGGCCCGCAGTCGGCCGTCTATCCTGCCATCATGCAACAGCACCAGGCGGGAACTCAGCAACACTTGGTGGTGGAACTTGCAGACTCAAAAGCCAAGATTAGGCGACTTAGACACGAGCT AGAAGAGAAGAGTGAACAATTGCTGGACAACAGACACGACCTGGAGAACATGGAGGCAGAGCTCAAGAGGATCCAGCAGGAG AACTTGAAGCTGCTTGTCGATGCCCGAGCAGCCCGTGCCTATCGCGATGAGCTGGATGCTCTGAGAGAGCGTGCGCTCAAAGCTGATAAGCTGGAGTGTGAGGTCGGACGCTACAGGGAGCAAATGCACAAGATGGAATTTTACAAGGCCAAAATGGAG GAGCTCAAGGAGGATATCAGAGTGCTGCAGGAAACCAAAGAGGTACTAGAAGATCAGCTGGCAGGCTGGAGAGCACGCTCAGATCAAATCCACCAGCTGGAGAAACACAGCCTGCTACTGAAGGCCCGCATACATGACATGGAACAA GGAAGAGATGCAGATCGTAAATGCATTGAGGAGCTGCAGGATGAAAATTTGACTCTGTGTTTAGCACAGAGGAGGAGCATGGAGGAGTCCCAGCACTTGGGATGGGAGTTAGAACAACTTTCCAAAAGCACAGACAACTCTCAGG GACAGCAGACTTTAAGTGAGGAAGTGAATGAGAGGATCCGAAGTCGGCTGTTGAAGTTGGAGAAGGAGAACCAAAGTCTCCTGAAGACCATCGAGGAGCTCAGCAATGCCCGTCTTCACCACAACACGCATTCCGACAAACGCAGCCACCACAGCGAGAAGGATCGTGTCCGGCAGGTGGTCTGTTGCGCCGACAAGTGGACCtcagatgaaaacaaatcacTGACTTCCTGCTCACGTGAGCAAAACTGCAGAAATGCATCCAACCTTGGTAcaataaaagacatttttaaaacagatgCTGAAGATCAAACACCAGAGCAAGACCATGCGGGCCTTTGCCAATCAGCTAATACAGTCAGTCATATTCAGGAGAAAGGAAAGTTAGAGGACAACATCGGCGGGCATTTTAAAGCAGCTGAtttggaagaaaatatttcaaatagtGCTCATTACGCTGTTGCGTCACATAATCCCTCTCCTGGTTCAAGAAGCAGCAGTTCCAGCCATGAcggcatttttatttgccagcCAACACGCTTCACTCACACCAACAAGCACACGCAGCATCTGGAGGCCAAATGCAAGGCATTGGACTCCATTAATCAACAACTGCAAACTTCCCTTGGTAACACAG AGCGAAAAGTCCACCGATTGGAGACTGAGGTTCAAGAACTGGAGGCAGACAACCAAAGCCTCCAGGCCACATTAGAGGAACTCCGGATTACTGCACGCCGTCTGGACCAAGTGGAAACAGAGAAGCAGAGTTTGGAACAAGAAACAGCAGCATTGGAAAAGGTTAAGAGACAACTGGAAAAGGAGACTCGACGATTGCGCCAGCAG GCTGAAATTCAAGAAGCCAACTTAGATAGCAGTAATGTCTGCATGGCGAGCCTGGAAAGGGAGATGCGCTGTCTGGTaaaggaggtggaggagttGAGGGAGACAGCTGAAAGGGTCAAAGGGCTGGAGAGAGACAACAGAGAACTGGCCAAGCAAGCTGCGATTGACCAAAGGACCTTGGACACCCTTAGAAAG GAACTTGTCAGTGAGAAACTGAAGACCCGCCAGAAAGAGGATGAACTAGAGCGTCTGTCCCATGAGCACGAGATAAGAATTCTCAACAGAGAGAATAAACAATCTGTGGAACTCGACACAGCCGAACGCAG AAGGTTCAATATGCTGGAGTCAGAGCTGGAGTTGTCCATGAAGAAGTGTCTTCAAATTAAAGACGACAAGTTGGCTGTCCTGGAGTCCCGTCTACAAGAATCCTCGAACCTTAACGAGCATCTTCGCCACGAACTCAGAACT GTGAAAGTGAGCTATGAGGCCTTGCAGCAAAAACACGAAGAGGAGGTGACTGAATCATGCGCCACCCCTCTGAGAGAGAATGGAAAGGAAATGAGTGAATGGTTGCGTGAAAGCCACGAAGCCACCAAAGAGCTCCTGAATATTAAAGACCGACTGATTGAAGTAGAGAGGAAC AACGCAACACTGGAGACAGAGCGCCAGGCTACGCAGGCCCATCTGAAGCAGCTGGAGAGTCAGTCTGACAGTCAACAGGCTCAGATCCTCGCCCTGCAGAGGCAAGCTGCCACCCTGCAGGAGAACACCACCACTTTGCAGGCACTCAATGCGGACTTGCAG GTGGAAAAATCCACATTGAACTCCCAGAGTGCTTCCCTAATGGCTCAGAATGCTCagttgcagcagcagcaggtgggAACAGAAAGCGAGAGGGACAGTGCCATACGTGAACGCGAAGAGCTGCGAGGTGCCCATGAGCAGCTATTACGGGATCACGAGCGTCTGGCGGCTCTCCACGAGCGGCAAGCCGCAGAGTATGAAGTCCTCATGGGGAAACACGGCTGTCTGAAAAATGCCCATCGGACGCTGGAGCTCGAACACCGCACACTGCAGGACAG GTACAACAACCTGTTGCAGCAACGGACCAAATTAGAAGATCTGGAAAAGGCCCTGAAGGAAGAGCAGATGAGAATGAGTCTGGAGAAGGAACATCATAGGACCGCTGCCGCTGAATGTTGCAGGCTTCGGGATGAGAAAGACTG gctGAACCAAACTTATCGTCAACTTCTGAACGACAATGAGCAGCTGAAAGCAGATCACAAGCAGCTGAAGAGCCAACTAAATGAGAGCAAGCTGGCTCACACCTGGCTGGAGGCCGACTATTCCAAGCTTAAAAAGGAGTACCAGCAACTTGATATCACCTCCACAAAACTCACCAACCAGTGCGAG CTGCTGAGCCAGTTGAAGGGGAacctggaggaggagaatcaTCATCTTCTGAGTCAAATTGACACACTGATGCTGCAGAACCGGACTCTGTTGGAACAGACAATGGAGAGCAAAGATCTGTTTCACATAGAGGAACGACAATATAT TGACAAACTTAATGATTTGAGGAGACAAAAGGAGAAGCTCGAGGAGAAGATAATGGACCAGTATAAGTTTTATGAGCCCTCACCTCCTCGCAG GCGAGGAAACTGGATCGCTCTTAAGCTGAAGAAGTTGATCAAATCGAATAGCCGTGAACAGGGACTAGAACATTCACTCACACCGACACACTCGGAGGCTCAGCTCTCATGTCACGATAGCAGCTCCTTCTTTAGTTCAGATGGTTCTGCCGGCTCCACCTCCACATCAGTAGGTGACATCATGCCATCACAGCCTAGCA CCACACTGAAAGTGTTGCCCCATATGAGAAGCAAGCCGAAGAACAAAGATAAACTGAAGTCTCTCATCCAACGTTCCTTGT CCCTGAGCAGCTTGCTGTACACCTCTGCCCCGTTGGAGCAGAAGCAGTTCACATCCAGCTCAGAGGAGTTGGAAGGCTCTGAAGCTGATGTGCAGGACAGGAAAACAATATCGACCTCATTCCTAAGCACATCCATCCTATCCACACGACACTTGAATCCCACCACTGAACTATTCATGCAACTCCACGCTACAGCCAGTGACACTGATGTCCCAGATGTGTCACAGCTACAGCTAG ACAAGGATTCAAGCGATAGTGCTGCACCATCTGGTTTGGAGGACGACGAGCTGCAGCATCAGG GGCTTAATGTCACCCAGAGTCGAGCCCAAAGTGAGAGCAGCGGTGAGTTCAGCATCAGCCTGGATAATGAGCCCTGGTCAAATGGTAGCAGCCCTGTCCAGCAGCCACTGTCTCGCCACACCTCTGTCTCGTACCATCCGCCAAGAGACACCTCGACACCCCAACGCACACAGCAAACCTCCTCCACAGCGCACAAACAGAAAGCCTTGACCATCCCTCCAGCAAACAGCCAGGAATCAGAGCTCAAACTAATTCATCAACAGAAAGAGCCTACAATAAGCCACGATTTCTGGCTCGCACGGGGAACAAAAAGCATCAGAAGGGGCTCTAAAGGAAAACGTCGCTCATCAGATTCAGTGGCCACGTTAAGCACAAATTTAAGATCGAATACCGATTGTACCCACACTTTAGCTTGTTCACCAGTTACAGTGTTTTATGTTCAGGGTAAGTCGTCCTCTATGTCTGGGTGCCTCAATTGCTTCTCCAATCCACTGGGAAAAGAAGGGCGACTCAAAGGCTTGTCGAAAAGTCTTCCTCGTGCCAGCAGTGTCATTTCCACAGCCGATGGGTCATCTAGACATCCCAGCATCACTAATGACTGCAGGGTGGTAGTGAAGACTGAGACACTTCCTGGTTCCATTTCAGAAAAGCACAATATCCAGAAACaagaaacagcagcagcatccaATCAGCAAGTCAGTGAAAGCAGAGCACCTGAGTTCAGTCCTCCAGTCAAACCTCCAAGAGACCCAACAGTCCTTGTTGCCAAAGACCACTCGAAACCCCCTGTGCAGGAATCAGATTTAAACCCCCCATTTAGTCTTAACTCTGTCTTCTCAAACACAATCTTCACCGATTCAGAAGGGAGTCATATGGATGCTCTTGCGGGGAACAACCAGATGGATATTTCCCTCGACAAGTCCACCTGCAAAGCAAAACTGCACTCCAGTGAGCCACAAGTATTCTCAACACAGATTGCAAACactcaaaatggaaaaagcgAAGAATCACAATCTTGA
- the LOC119138390 gene encoding girdin-like isoform X3, translating to MESVFFQPILDQFMMSPLVTWVRTFASHDESRHADFNELLDGVFLNEVMSQIHPTAVPQTTTKMSKDPSQRVQNLTFLVQQIKAYYLENLRQLILIPLPNVLQLSRTPHTEQSLVEMKKLLLLLLGCAVQCEKKEKYIEIIQALDFDTKAAIAVHIQELTHSQDNLLDLHWLECSNMPADELEVVAKTIAANLQHLLDQRDSHLETIAELTQEREGVVRVLCSSSGPQSAVYPAIMQQHQAGTQQHLVVELADSKAKIRRLRHELEEKSEQLLDNRHDLENMEAELKRIQQENLKLLVDARAARAYRDELDALRERALKADKLECEVGRYREQMHKMEFYKAKMEELKEDIRVLQETKEVLEDQLAGWRARSDQIHQLEKHSLLLKARIHDMEQGRDADRKCIEELQDENLTLCLAQRRSMEESQHLGWELEQLSKSTDNSQGQQTLSEEVNERIRSRLLKLEKENQSLLKTIEELSNARLHHNTHSDKRSHHSEKDRVRQVVCCADKWTSDENKSLTSCSREQNCRNASNLGTIKDIFKTDAEDQTPEQDHAGLCQSANTVSHIQEKGKLEDNIGGHFKAADLEENISNSAHYAVASHNPSPGSRSSSSSHDGIFICQPTRFTHTNKHTQHLEAKCKALDSINQQLQTSLGNTERKVHRLETEVQELEADNQSLQATLEELRITARRLDQVETEKQSLEQETAALEKVKRQLEKETRRLRQQAEIQEANLDSSNVCMASLEREMRCLVKEVEELRETAERVKGLERDNRELAKQAAIDQRTLDTLRKELVSEKLKTRQKEDELERLSHEHEIRILNRENKQSVELDTAERRRFNMLESELELSMKKCLQIKDDKLAVLESRLQESSNLNEHLRHELRTVKVSYEALQQKHEEEVTESCATPLRENGKEMSEWLRESHEATKELLNIKDRLIEVERNNATLETERQATQAHLKQLESQSDSQQAQILALQRQAATLQENTTTLQALNADLQVEKSTLNSQSASLMAQNAQLQQQQVGTESERDSAIREREELRGAHEQLLRDHERLAALHERQAAEYEVLMGKHGCLKNAHRTLELEHRTLQDRYNNLLQQRTKLEDLEKALKEEQMRMSLEKEHHRTAAAECCRLRDEKDWLNQTYRQLLNDNEQLKADHKQLKSQLNESKLAHTWLEADYSKLKKEYQQLDITSTKLTNQCELLSQLKGNLEEENHHLLSQIDTLMLQNRTLLEQTMESKDLFHIEERQYIDKLNDLRRQKEKLEEKIMDQYKFYEPSPPRRRGNWIALKLKKLIKSNSREQGLEHSLTPTHSEAQLSCHDSSSFFSSDGSAGSTSTSVGDIMPSQPSNKDSSDSAAPSGLEDDELQHQGLNVTQSRAQSESSGEFSISLDNEPWSNGSSPVQQPLSRHTSVSYHPPRDTSTPQRTQQTSSTAHKQKALTIPPANSQESELKLIHQQKEPTISHDFWLARGTKSIRRGSKGKRRSSDSVATLSTNLRSNTDCTHTLACSPVTVFYVQGKSSSMSGCLNCFSNPLGKEGRLKGLSKSLPRASSVISTADGSSRHPSITNDCRVVVKTETLPGSISEKHNIQKQETAAASNQQVSESRAPEFSPPVKPPRDPTVLVAKDHSKPPVQESDLNPPFSLNSVFSNTIFTDSEGSHMDALAGNNQMDISLDKSTCKAKLHSSEPQVFSTQIANTQNGKSEESQS from the exons ACATCCTACAGCCGTACCTCAAACTACAACCAAAATGAGCAAGGATCCAAGTCAGCGAGTCCAGAACCTGACCTTTCTTGTTCAGCAAATCAAAGCATATTATCTG gaAAACCTGAGACAGTTGATTCTGATTCCTCTTCCAAATGTGCTGCAGCTTTCGAGAACTCCTCACACTG AGCAAAGTCTGGTGGAAATGAAGAAACTATTGTTGTTACTCCTGGGATGTGCAGTTCAG tgtGAGAAGAAAGAGAAGTACATTGAAATAATCCAGGcgcttgactttgacacaaaAGCAGCAATAGCTGTGCACATTCAAGAG CTAACCCACAGTCAAGACAACCTGCTCGACCTACATTGGTTGGAGTGCAGTAACATGCCCGCCGATGAGCTGGAGGTTGTAGCAAAGACCATAGCTGCCAATCTTCAGCACTTGCTGGACCAGAGGGACTCCCATCTGGAG ACGATAGCAGAGCTAACACAAGAAAGGGAAGGTGTGGTTCGTGTGCTTTGTAGCTCATCCGGCCCGCAGTCGGCCGTCTATCCTGCCATCATGCAACAGCACCAGGCGGGAACTCAGCAACACTTGGTGGTGGAACTTGCAGACTCAAAAGCCAAGATTAGGCGACTTAGACACGAGCT AGAAGAGAAGAGTGAACAATTGCTGGACAACAGACACGACCTGGAGAACATGGAGGCAGAGCTCAAGAGGATCCAGCAGGAG AACTTGAAGCTGCTTGTCGATGCCCGAGCAGCCCGTGCCTATCGCGATGAGCTGGATGCTCTGAGAGAGCGTGCGCTCAAAGCTGATAAGCTGGAGTGTGAGGTCGGACGCTACAGGGAGCAAATGCACAAGATGGAATTTTACAAGGCCAAAATGGAG GAGCTCAAGGAGGATATCAGAGTGCTGCAGGAAACCAAAGAGGTACTAGAAGATCAGCTGGCAGGCTGGAGAGCACGCTCAGATCAAATCCACCAGCTGGAGAAACACAGCCTGCTACTGAAGGCCCGCATACATGACATGGAACAA GGAAGAGATGCAGATCGTAAATGCATTGAGGAGCTGCAGGATGAAAATTTGACTCTGTGTTTAGCACAGAGGAGGAGCATGGAGGAGTCCCAGCACTTGGGATGGGAGTTAGAACAACTTTCCAAAAGCACAGACAACTCTCAGG GACAGCAGACTTTAAGTGAGGAAGTGAATGAGAGGATCCGAAGTCGGCTGTTGAAGTTGGAGAAGGAGAACCAAAGTCTCCTGAAGACCATCGAGGAGCTCAGCAATGCCCGTCTTCACCACAACACGCATTCCGACAAACGCAGCCACCACAGCGAGAAGGATCGTGTCCGGCAGGTGGTCTGTTGCGCCGACAAGTGGACCtcagatgaaaacaaatcacTGACTTCCTGCTCACGTGAGCAAAACTGCAGAAATGCATCCAACCTTGGTAcaataaaagacatttttaaaacagatgCTGAAGATCAAACACCAGAGCAAGACCATGCGGGCCTTTGCCAATCAGCTAATACAGTCAGTCATATTCAGGAGAAAGGAAAGTTAGAGGACAACATCGGCGGGCATTTTAAAGCAGCTGAtttggaagaaaatatttcaaatagtGCTCATTACGCTGTTGCGTCACATAATCCCTCTCCTGGTTCAAGAAGCAGCAGTTCCAGCCATGAcggcatttttatttgccagcCAACACGCTTCACTCACACCAACAAGCACACGCAGCATCTGGAGGCCAAATGCAAGGCATTGGACTCCATTAATCAACAACTGCAAACTTCCCTTGGTAACACAG AGCGAAAAGTCCACCGATTGGAGACTGAGGTTCAAGAACTGGAGGCAGACAACCAAAGCCTCCAGGCCACATTAGAGGAACTCCGGATTACTGCACGCCGTCTGGACCAAGTGGAAACAGAGAAGCAGAGTTTGGAACAAGAAACAGCAGCATTGGAAAAGGTTAAGAGACAACTGGAAAAGGAGACTCGACGATTGCGCCAGCAG GCTGAAATTCAAGAAGCCAACTTAGATAGCAGTAATGTCTGCATGGCGAGCCTGGAAAGGGAGATGCGCTGTCTGGTaaaggaggtggaggagttGAGGGAGACAGCTGAAAGGGTCAAAGGGCTGGAGAGAGACAACAGAGAACTGGCCAAGCAAGCTGCGATTGACCAAAGGACCTTGGACACCCTTAGAAAG GAACTTGTCAGTGAGAAACTGAAGACCCGCCAGAAAGAGGATGAACTAGAGCGTCTGTCCCATGAGCACGAGATAAGAATTCTCAACAGAGAGAATAAACAATCTGTGGAACTCGACACAGCCGAACGCAG AAGGTTCAATATGCTGGAGTCAGAGCTGGAGTTGTCCATGAAGAAGTGTCTTCAAATTAAAGACGACAAGTTGGCTGTCCTGGAGTCCCGTCTACAAGAATCCTCGAACCTTAACGAGCATCTTCGCCACGAACTCAGAACT GTGAAAGTGAGCTATGAGGCCTTGCAGCAAAAACACGAAGAGGAGGTGACTGAATCATGCGCCACCCCTCTGAGAGAGAATGGAAAGGAAATGAGTGAATGGTTGCGTGAAAGCCACGAAGCCACCAAAGAGCTCCTGAATATTAAAGACCGACTGATTGAAGTAGAGAGGAAC AACGCAACACTGGAGACAGAGCGCCAGGCTACGCAGGCCCATCTGAAGCAGCTGGAGAGTCAGTCTGACAGTCAACAGGCTCAGATCCTCGCCCTGCAGAGGCAAGCTGCCACCCTGCAGGAGAACACCACCACTTTGCAGGCACTCAATGCGGACTTGCAG GTGGAAAAATCCACATTGAACTCCCAGAGTGCTTCCCTAATGGCTCAGAATGCTCagttgcagcagcagcaggtgggAACAGAAAGCGAGAGGGACAGTGCCATACGTGAACGCGAAGAGCTGCGAGGTGCCCATGAGCAGCTATTACGGGATCACGAGCGTCTGGCGGCTCTCCACGAGCGGCAAGCCGCAGAGTATGAAGTCCTCATGGGGAAACACGGCTGTCTGAAAAATGCCCATCGGACGCTGGAGCTCGAACACCGCACACTGCAGGACAG GTACAACAACCTGTTGCAGCAACGGACCAAATTAGAAGATCTGGAAAAGGCCCTGAAGGAAGAGCAGATGAGAATGAGTCTGGAGAAGGAACATCATAGGACCGCTGCCGCTGAATGTTGCAGGCTTCGGGATGAGAAAGACTG gctGAACCAAACTTATCGTCAACTTCTGAACGACAATGAGCAGCTGAAAGCAGATCACAAGCAGCTGAAGAGCCAACTAAATGAGAGCAAGCTGGCTCACACCTGGCTGGAGGCCGACTATTCCAAGCTTAAAAAGGAGTACCAGCAACTTGATATCACCTCCACAAAACTCACCAACCAGTGCGAG CTGCTGAGCCAGTTGAAGGGGAacctggaggaggagaatcaTCATCTTCTGAGTCAAATTGACACACTGATGCTGCAGAACCGGACTCTGTTGGAACAGACAATGGAGAGCAAAGATCTGTTTCACATAGAGGAACGACAATATAT TGACAAACTTAATGATTTGAGGAGACAAAAGGAGAAGCTCGAGGAGAAGATAATGGACCAGTATAAGTTTTATGAGCCCTCACCTCCTCGCAG GCGAGGAAACTGGATCGCTCTTAAGCTGAAGAAGTTGATCAAATCGAATAGCCGTGAACAGGGACTAGAACATTCACTCACACCGACACACTCGGAGGCTCAGCTCTCATGTCACGATAGCAGCTCCTTCTTTAGTTCAGATGGTTCTGCCGGCTCCACCTCCACATCAGTAGGTGACATCATGCCATCACAGCCTAGCA ACAAGGATTCAAGCGATAGTGCTGCACCATCTGGTTTGGAGGACGACGAGCTGCAGCATCAGG GGCTTAATGTCACCCAGAGTCGAGCCCAAAGTGAGAGCAGCGGTGAGTTCAGCATCAGCCTGGATAATGAGCCCTGGTCAAATGGTAGCAGCCCTGTCCAGCAGCCACTGTCTCGCCACACCTCTGTCTCGTACCATCCGCCAAGAGACACCTCGACACCCCAACGCACACAGCAAACCTCCTCCACAGCGCACAAACAGAAAGCCTTGACCATCCCTCCAGCAAACAGCCAGGAATCAGAGCTCAAACTAATTCATCAACAGAAAGAGCCTACAATAAGCCACGATTTCTGGCTCGCACGGGGAACAAAAAGCATCAGAAGGGGCTCTAAAGGAAAACGTCGCTCATCAGATTCAGTGGCCACGTTAAGCACAAATTTAAGATCGAATACCGATTGTACCCACACTTTAGCTTGTTCACCAGTTACAGTGTTTTATGTTCAGGGTAAGTCGTCCTCTATGTCTGGGTGCCTCAATTGCTTCTCCAATCCACTGGGAAAAGAAGGGCGACTCAAAGGCTTGTCGAAAAGTCTTCCTCGTGCCAGCAGTGTCATTTCCACAGCCGATGGGTCATCTAGACATCCCAGCATCACTAATGACTGCAGGGTGGTAGTGAAGACTGAGACACTTCCTGGTTCCATTTCAGAAAAGCACAATATCCAGAAACaagaaacagcagcagcatccaATCAGCAAGTCAGTGAAAGCAGAGCACCTGAGTTCAGTCCTCCAGTCAAACCTCCAAGAGACCCAACAGTCCTTGTTGCCAAAGACCACTCGAAACCCCCTGTGCAGGAATCAGATTTAAACCCCCCATTTAGTCTTAACTCTGTCTTCTCAAACACAATCTTCACCGATTCAGAAGGGAGTCATATGGATGCTCTTGCGGGGAACAACCAGATGGATATTTCCCTCGACAAGTCCACCTGCAAAGCAAAACTGCACTCCAGTGAGCCACAAGTATTCTCAACACAGATTGCAAACactcaaaatggaaaaagcgAAGAATCACAATCTTGA